One stretch of Scophthalmus maximus strain ysfricsl-2021 chromosome 12, ASM2237912v1, whole genome shotgun sequence DNA includes these proteins:
- the LOC118320374 gene encoding lecithin retinol acyltransferase-like, whose amino-acid sequence MLDSLSFLLEELFLLAHVKLPSLPPPLGGGRAEPPPVSRRCDRDDAAPQPVGAAHKFQRGDLLEVPRTLFTHFGIYLGDGRVAHLIPDALPLLTADGRRVQRMVTNARLLLGVICKRASIRVDSVEDFAYGAGILLNAADRASAAARRSPLPGEEVARRAERLVGAVSYSLLWNNCEHFVTYCRYGSAQSLQTDQFCEWLKSLIRDQRTVVLATLLGLLSTVCWGVSPGTALPALLVPFTLWMAS is encoded by the exons ATGTTGgactctctctccttcctgctgGAGGAACTCTTCCTGCTGGCGCACGTCAAGCTGCCCAGCCTGCCGCCTCCTCTGGGCGGAGGGCGCGCGGAGCCGCCGCCGGTGTCGCGGCGCTGCGACCGGGACGACGCGGCGCCGCAGCCCGTCGGAGCCGCGCACAAGTTCCAGCGCGGGGACCTGCTCGAGGTGCCGCGCACGCTCTTCACGCACTTCGGCATCTACCTGGGCGACGGGCGGGTGGCGCACCTCATCCCGGACGCGCTGCCGCTGCTGACCGCCGACGGCCGCCGCGTCCAGCGGATGGTGACCAACGCGCGGCTGCTGCTCGGGGTGATCTGCAAGCGCGCCAGCATCCGCGTGGACTCGGTGGAGGACTTCGCGTACGGCGCCGGGATCCTGCTGAACGCCGCGGACCGTGCGTCGGCGGCGGCGCGCCGCAGCCCGCTGCCCGGGGAGGAGGTGGCGCGGCGGGCGGAGCGGCTCGTCGGCGCCGTGTCCTACAGCCTCCTGTGGAACAACTGCGAGCACTTCGTCACCTACTGCCGCTACGGGAGCGCGCAGAGCCTGCAGACcgaccag TTCTGTGAGTGGCTGAAGTCGCTGATCCGGGACCAGCGCACCGTCGTCCTGGCGACGCTGCTGGGCCTCCTGTCCACGGTGTGTTGGGGCGTATCCCCCGGCACCGCCCTGCCCGCCCTCCTCGTCCCCTTCACCCTGTGGATGGCGAGCTAG